A single Roseinatronobacter monicus DNA region contains:
- a CDS encoding LacI family DNA-binding transcriptional regulator, which translates to MAVTLRDVALRAGVSRSAVSRTFTEGASVSAKTRAKVEKAAAELRYSPNAIASSLTTGRTKLIGLVSNNFHNPLFLEVFDLFTRGLQDRGLRPLLVNLSDETDPANSVRMLRQYSVDGVIVASSTLPPSFAEAFRDAGVPVVHSFGRYTTIPHVHVVGIDNIACGRMAAEALIARGHRSVAFLGGPEKATSTQDRAGGFLDALSSHPEIEVSISYASAYSFDAGRAEMQRLLQSTSAEAYFCGDDVLSIGALSAIRDAGLRVPDDIGIIGLNDMEMSRWENINLTTIRQPVAQIIGASIDLVVETIQHPDRHPETRLFPCRVIERGTLRPAGMTQA; encoded by the coding sequence ATGGCAGTGACTCTGAGAGACGTGGCGCTTCGCGCGGGTGTCTCGCGCTCTGCGGTCTCGCGCACCTTTACCGAAGGGGCGTCGGTGTCGGCCAAGACCCGCGCCAAGGTTGAGAAAGCGGCCGCAGAACTTCGCTACAGCCCGAATGCGATTGCCTCGTCATTAACTACGGGCCGCACCAAACTGATCGGGCTTGTCTCGAACAACTTTCACAACCCGTTGTTTCTGGAAGTGTTCGACCTCTTTACCCGAGGACTGCAAGATCGCGGGTTGCGGCCATTGCTGGTGAACCTCAGCGATGAAACCGATCCCGCAAATTCTGTCAGAATGCTGCGGCAATATTCCGTCGATGGCGTGATCGTGGCGTCCTCGACCTTGCCGCCCAGCTTTGCCGAAGCGTTCCGCGATGCAGGCGTGCCGGTCGTGCACTCCTTTGGCCGCTACACCACAATCCCGCATGTGCATGTGGTCGGCATTGACAACATCGCCTGCGGTCGTATGGCCGCCGAGGCGCTTATTGCGCGCGGGCATCGGTCTGTTGCCTTTTTGGGCGGTCCCGAAAAGGCGACTTCGACCCAGGATCGCGCAGGCGGGTTCCTCGATGCGTTGTCCAGCCACCCCGAAATCGAGGTCAGCATCAGCTATGCCAGCGCCTATTCTTTCGATGCAGGCCGCGCGGAAATGCAGCGGCTTTTGCAAAGCACGTCGGCCGAGGCGTATTTCTGCGGGGATGACGTGCTGTCAATCGGGGCGCTGTCGGCCATCCGCGACGCGGGGCTGCGCGTGCCTGATGACATTGGCATCATCGGGCTGAATGATATGGAAATGTCGCGCTGGGAAAACATCAACCTGACTACGATCCGTCAGCCTGTGGCCCAGATTATTGGCGCTTCGATTGATCTGGTGGTTGAAACGATACAGCACCCTGACCGCCACCCCGAAACGCGCCTTTTCCCTTGTCGCGTGATTGAACGCGGCACGTTGCGGCCCGCAGGCATGACGCAAGCCTAA
- a CDS encoding sugar ABC transporter substrate-binding protein: MKTTIKTIAVSAVAATALMGASSAMAEGERYVLVSHAPDSDSWWNTIKNGLALAGEQMDVTVEYRNPPTGDLADMARIIEQAAASAPNGIITTLADPDVLSGPIRAAVESGIDVIIINSGTPDAARELGALMYVGQPEYDAGFAAGQRAAGDGISSFLCVNHYISSPSSTERCQGFADGLGVDLGNQMIDSGQDPSEIQNRVTAYLNSNPDTDAVLTLGPTSADPTILALEQIGLAGDIYFGTFDLGGDIVNAIRDGVIQWGIDQQPFLQAYLPVIVMTNYHRYGVLPGNNINSGPGFVTADALDLVAELAGEYR; this comes from the coding sequence ATGAAAACAACGATCAAGACGATTGCGGTCAGCGCCGTTGCGGCGACTGCGCTGATGGGCGCCAGCAGCGCCATGGCCGAGGGAGAGCGTTATGTGCTGGTCAGCCACGCGCCCGACAGTGACAGCTGGTGGAACACCATCAAGAACGGTCTGGCACTCGCGGGCGAGCAGATGGACGTCACGGTGGAATACCGCAACCCGCCCACAGGTGACTTGGCAGACATGGCCCGCATCATTGAGCAGGCAGCAGCAAGCGCGCCAAATGGCATTATCACCACGCTGGCGGACCCCGATGTGCTGTCAGGGCCAATTCGTGCGGCTGTGGAATCGGGCATTGATGTCATCATCATCAACTCGGGGACACCCGACGCAGCGCGCGAACTCGGCGCGTTGATGTATGTGGGGCAGCCAGAATATGACGCAGGTTTCGCCGCCGGACAACGCGCAGCGGGGGATGGCATTTCCAGCTTCCTGTGCGTTAACCATTACATCTCGTCGCCCTCTTCGACCGAACGCTGTCAGGGCTTTGCGGACGGTCTGGGTGTTGATCTGGGCAACCAGATGATCGACAGCGGGCAAGACCCGAGCGAGATTCAGAACCGCGTGACCGCGTATCTCAACTCGAACCCAGACACGGACGCCGTGCTGACGCTTGGCCCCACATCTGCCGACCCGACCATTCTGGCGCTGGAGCAGATCGGTTTGGCGGGCGATATCTATTTCGGCACGTTCGATCTGGGCGGGGACATCGTGAATGCAATCCGCGACGGTGTAATTCAGTGGGGCATTGATCAGCAGCCCTTCCTGCAAGCTTATCTGCCGGTCATCGTGATGACCAACTATCACCGCTACGGCGTGCTTCCGGGCAACAACATCAACTCTGGTCCGGGTTTCGTGACCGCTGATGCGCTGGATCTGGTGGCCGAACTGGCAGGCGAATACCGCTAG
- a CDS encoding ABC transporter permease, translated as MSSMGVAVDERIKETSKLRKALIRPELGAIVGTIAVFSFFIIFAGDSGMFNAQGVLNWSTVSAQFMIIAVGACMLMIAGEFDLSVGSMIGFAGMSIALISVTLQWPVWIAILLTFVLCTAVGALNGIIVVRTGLPSFIVTLAFLFILRGFTIFFPQLIERRTIIGGISERAEGDWLAPLFGGKIGGGFFNWLADMELIGVFTRGTRMGEPIVNGIPMLIVWALGLMVVAHIVLTRTQFGNWIFAAGGDAQAARYVGVPVNRVKIQMFMFTAFCACVFATCQVMEFGSAGADRGLLKEFEAIIAVVIGGALLTGGYGSVIGAALGALIFGVVQQGLFFAGVESSLFRVFLGVILLFAVILNTYIRRIITGER; from the coding sequence ATGTCTAGTATGGGCGTGGCCGTTGACGAACGTATCAAGGAAACCTCGAAGCTGCGAAAAGCCCTGATCCGGCCAGAGCTGGGTGCCATCGTGGGCACAATCGCCGTTTTCTCGTTTTTCATCATATTTGCCGGTGACAGCGGTATGTTCAACGCGCAGGGCGTTCTGAACTGGTCAACCGTATCGGCCCAGTTCATGATCATCGCCGTGGGTGCCTGCATGCTGATGATCGCAGGCGAGTTTGACCTGAGTGTCGGGTCCATGATCGGGTTTGCAGGCATGTCGATCGCGCTCATCTCGGTCACGTTGCAATGGCCTGTCTGGATTGCGATTCTGCTGACCTTCGTTCTGTGCACCGCTGTGGGAGCGCTGAATGGCATCATTGTTGTGCGCACGGGCCTGCCTAGCTTCATCGTGACACTGGCGTTCCTGTTCATCCTGCGCGGATTCACGATTTTCTTTCCACAACTGATCGAGCGGCGCACCATTATCGGCGGCATTTCCGAAAGGGCCGAGGGCGACTGGCTGGCTCCGCTATTTGGCGGCAAGATCGGCGGCGGCTTTTTCAACTGGCTGGCGGATATGGAGCTGATCGGTGTCTTCACGCGTGGCACGCGCATGGGCGAGCCCATCGTCAATGGCATTCCGATGCTGATTGTCTGGGCCCTTGGGCTGATGGTTGTCGCCCATATCGTGTTGACGCGGACACAATTCGGCAACTGGATCTTTGCCGCAGGCGGTGACGCACAGGCGGCGCGCTATGTCGGTGTGCCTGTGAACAGAGTGAAAATTCAGATGTTCATGTTCACGGCATTCTGCGCCTGTGTGTTTGCCACCTGTCAGGTCATGGAATTCGGCTCTGCCGGGGCGGATCGGGGCCTGCTCAAGGAGTTTGAGGCAATTATTGCTGTGGTCATCGGCGGCGCGTTGCTGACAGGCGGGTATGGGTCGGTCATCGGGGCGGCACTTGGGGCGTTGATCTTTGGTGTTGTGCAACAGGGATTGTTCTTTGCCGGTGTGGAATCCAGCCTGTTCCGGGTGTTTCTGGGCGTCATCTTGCTGTTTGCGGTGATCCTGAACACATATATCCGCCGCATCATCACGGGGGAGCGTTAA
- a CDS encoding ATP-binding cassette domain-containing protein, with amino-acid sequence MEPYDHNPIVEMRDIEKHFGPVIALNGVSFDIRPGECHCLLGDNGAGKSTFIKTMAGVHKPTKGAIFFEGRQMSFDSPRDAMEAGIATVYQDLAMIPLMSVTRNFWMGREPIKRVGPFKFMDFKTANEVTMEEMRKMGINLRSPDQAVGTLSGGERQTVAIARAVHFGAKVLILDEPTSALGVRQTANVLSTIDKVRKTGIGIVFITHNVRHALAVGDRFTVLNRGKTLGTAQRGQITPEELQDLMAGGQEMVALEGSLGGTV; translated from the coding sequence ATGGAACCCTATGATCACAACCCGATTGTCGAGATGCGCGATATTGAAAAGCATTTCGGCCCGGTCATCGCACTGAACGGCGTCAGCTTCGATATTCGCCCCGGCGAGTGTCATTGCCTGCTTGGCGATAACGGCGCTGGCAAATCGACCTTTATCAAAACGATGGCAGGCGTGCACAAACCCACAAAAGGCGCGATCTTTTTCGAGGGCCGCCAGATGAGTTTCGACAGCCCCCGCGATGCGATGGAAGCGGGCATCGCCACGGTCTATCAGGATCTTGCCATGATCCCGCTGATGAGTGTCACACGCAATTTCTGGATGGGGCGAGAACCGATCAAACGGGTTGGCCCGTTCAAATTCATGGACTTCAAAACCGCCAATGAGGTGACGATGGAGGAGATGCGCAAGATGGGCATCAATCTGCGCTCTCCGGACCAAGCGGTCGGCACCTTGTCGGGCGGCGAGCGGCAGACTGTGGCCATCGCGCGCGCAGTGCATTTCGGCGCGAAGGTCCTTATTCTGGACGAGCCGACAAGCGCGTTGGGCGTGCGCCAGACCGCGAATGTGCTGTCCACCATCGACAAGGTCCGCAAGACCGGAATCGGAATTGTCTTTATCACCCATAACGTGCGCCATGCTTTGGCCGTTGGCGACAGGTTTACGGTGCTGAACCGTGGCAAGACGCTGGGCACAGCCCAACGCGGGCAGATCACCCCAGAAGAATTGCAAGACCTGATGGCAGGCGGTCAGGAAATGGTCGCGCTTGAGGGCTCACTTGGTGGAACTGTCTGA
- the iolB gene encoding 5-deoxy-glucuronate isomerase, protein MAHLLRKPTAQGGRIHAITPEDAGWHFVGFDLWRLAPGDVATGQLDGREAILVLVEGCADLTADGVWLGEMGNRLDVFERSAPHCLYVPPAAPWQARATTQCTLAVCSAPSPGGRPVQVLGPDGIALEVRGTGTNTRYINNIAMEGRDVADSLLVTEVFTPAGHWSSYPPHRHDEDDYPALTYLEETYYHRLNPSDCFGIQRIFTDDLSLDETLAPADHDVVLVPRGHHPCAAPHGVEMYYLNVMAGPRRAWRFQTHPAFAHMNT, encoded by the coding sequence ATGGCGCATTTGTTGCGCAAGCCCACCGCGCAGGGTGGGCGCATCCATGCAATCACACCTGAAGATGCAGGCTGGCACTTTGTCGGGTTCGATCTGTGGCGACTTGCGCCCGGCGACGTGGCGACGGGCCAGCTTGACGGGCGCGAAGCGATCCTTGTGCTGGTCGAGGGCTGCGCCGATCTCACCGCAGATGGTGTGTGGCTTGGCGAAATGGGCAACCGGCTGGACGTATTCGAGCGCAGCGCGCCCCATTGCCTGTATGTGCCCCCTGCCGCCCCTTGGCAGGCCCGCGCCACAACGCAGTGCACGCTTGCCGTATGCAGTGCGCCCAGCCCCGGCGGGCGGCCTGTTCAGGTTCTTGGCCCTGACGGCATCGCGCTGGAAGTACGCGGCACTGGCACCAATACCCGCTACATCAACAATATTGCGATGGAGGGGCGCGATGTGGCCGACAGCCTGCTGGTGACCGAGGTCTTCACACCTGCCGGTCATTGGTCATCTTACCCGCCCCACCGCCATGACGAAGATGACTATCCCGCGCTGACCTATCTCGAAGAGACATATTATCACCGGCTGAATCCGTCCGATTGCTTTGGCATTCAGCGGATTTTCACGGATGACCTGAGCCTTGATGAAACCTTGGCCCCAGCGGATCATGATGTCGTTCTGGTCCCAAGGGGGCATCATCCATGCGCGGCCCCGCATGGGGTAGAGATGTATTACCTCAACGTTATGGCTGGCCCACGGCGGGCATGGCGCTTCCAGACGCATCCGGCCTTTGCGCATATGAACACCTAG
- a CDS encoding vWA domain-containing protein, translating into MQRLAAIALSAVMLGAPVAAQESAADAIAIMVFDASGSMWNRLEEDLTRIEVARDVMEEYFHTRDTSVPLAVIAYGHRQRGACSDIEMIAPLAQHEGADLAAKLRALNPQGMTPLTDSMAMARDMIPPTAESADLILVTDGLENCGGDPCALAAELAAQGINIRAHVVGFGMTEAEINTLSCLPEQTGGRLILTNSGAELAEAMTAVSTPSPQPEVAEADPVEEVAEAGPAEEGAEADTPEVTISGPRSVRIGEDFQLQWSDTINERDIVAILPMGADEDELGTWARVGESRTETDLRAPADPGMYELRYILGQDRRTLATAPIEVITADAEISGPNAVRSGENFRVQWSEPINSRDLVAIVPMGADEGELGTWSRVGSSDTQTYLRAPSDPGMYELRYILDEGRGTLARASIEVTTPEAEISGPDSVRIGESFRVQWSEPINDRDIVAIVPMGAEEGELGTWSRVGSSDPEGDLRAPSDPGMYELRYILDEGRGTLARAAIEVTAVDIDVMGPDKIRAGDTLRASWSDRVNDRDIVAIVPLGADVGELGDWTRIGSSAMQNDFDAPEDTGMYELRYILDEGRITLGQHTFEVVDAMAALGDGVMLTVPETATPGASITVTWSGSTDGADQRIALARADQALFTWISAEPIEELTEITFTMPEEPGYYEIRFLDLNAQDVLSSARIEVR; encoded by the coding sequence ATGCAAAGACTGGCAGCGATAGCCCTGAGCGCAGTGATGTTGGGGGCACCGGTTGCGGCGCAGGAAAGTGCCGCCGATGCCATTGCCATCATGGTGTTTGATGCGTCCGGTTCGATGTGGAACCGGCTGGAAGAAGACCTGACCCGGATCGAGGTTGCACGCGACGTGATGGAGGAATATTTCCACACCCGCGATACATCCGTTCCGCTTGCGGTCATCGCCTATGGCCATCGCCAGCGCGGTGCCTGTTCCGATATTGAAATGATCGCACCGCTCGCCCAGCATGAGGGGGCGGATTTGGCGGCCAAGCTGCGCGCGCTCAACCCCCAAGGAATGACACCGCTCACGGACTCTATGGCGATGGCGCGCGATATGATTCCACCGACAGCGGAATCCGCCGACCTGATCCTTGTCACAGACGGGCTGGAGAATTGCGGCGGTGATCCTTGCGCGCTAGCCGCAGAGCTTGCAGCCCAAGGGATCAACATTCGCGCACATGTGGTGGGCTTCGGGATGACGGAAGCTGAAATCAATACCCTGTCCTGCCTGCCCGAACAAACCGGCGGCAGGTTGATCCTGACAAATTCGGGGGCCGAACTGGCCGAGGCCATGACCGCCGTCTCAACGCCGTCACCACAGCCCGAAGTTGCCGAAGCAGACCCTGTTGAAGAGGTCGCGGAAGCAGGGCCCGCCGAAGAGGGTGCCGAAGCAGATACCCCAGAGGTTACGATTTCCGGCCCGCGCAGCGTGCGCATTGGCGAGGATTTCCAACTGCAATGGTCCGATACGATCAACGAGCGTGACATCGTTGCCATTCTGCCGATGGGCGCGGATGAGGACGAGTTGGGCACATGGGCGCGTGTTGGGGAGTCTCGTACCGAGACGGATTTGCGCGCGCCCGCTGATCCGGGCATGTACGAATTGCGCTACATCCTCGGTCAAGACCGCCGCACACTTGCAACGGCCCCCATCGAGGTAATCACCGCCGACGCCGAAATTTCCGGCCCCAACGCTGTGCGCAGCGGTGAGAACTTTCGCGTGCAATGGTCCGAGCCGATCAACAGCCGCGACCTTGTTGCCATTGTGCCAATGGGCGCGGATGAGGGCGAGTTGGGCACTTGGTCACGCGTCGGCAGTTCTGACACCCAGACATATCTGCGTGCCCCCTCTGATCCGGGCATGTACGAATTGCGCTATATCTTGGACGAGGGGCGCGGAACACTGGCACGTGCCAGCATCGAAGTGACCACCCCCGAGGCCGAGATTTCCGGCCCCGACAGCGTGCGCATCGGCGAAAGCTTCCGCGTCCAATGGTCCGAGCCGATCAATGACCGCGACATCGTTGCCATCGTGCCCATGGGCGCAGAAGAGGGGGAGTTGGGCACGTGGTCGCGTGTGGGCAGTTCTGACCCCGAAGGCGACCTGCGCGCCCCCTCTGATCCGGGCATGTACGAGTTGCGCTACATCTTGGACGAGGGGCGCGGGACACTGGCGCGTGCCGCTATCGAAGTGACAGCGGTGGATATCGACGTCATGGGGCCAGACAAGATACGTGCGGGCGATACGCTGCGGGCCTCGTGGTCCGACAGAGTGAATGACCGCGACATCGTTGCCATCGTGCCGCTTGGCGCAGATGTGGGCGAGCTTGGCGATTGGACTCGCATCGGCAGTTCAGCGATGCAGAATGATTTTGACGCCCCCGAAGACACCGGAATGTATGAACTGCGCTATATTCTGGACGAAGGGCGCATCACTCTGGGCCAACATACCTTCGAGGTCGTGGATGCCATGGCCGCATTGGGTGACGGCGTCATGCTGACCGTGCCAGAAACGGCAACACCCGGCGCGTCGATCACCGTCACATGGAGCGGCAGCACAGATGGGGCCGATCAACGCATCGCGCTGGCGCGGGCGGATCAGGCGCTTTTCACATGGATATCTGCCGAACCCATCGAAGAGCTGACCGAAATCACGTTCACCATGCCCGAAGAACCGGGATATTACGAAATCCGCTTCCTTGATCTGAACGCACAGGATGTCCTGAGCAGCGCCCGCATCGAAGTGCGCTGA
- a CDS encoding DUF938 domain-containing protein — MPDRFDPLADPAATVARYPDLRHAPAAARNRTPICQALAKVLPPTPCTVLEVASGTGEHALWMARCLPQVTWMPSEATLDGCATIKAWRALCPELAGRVLPPMLIDATRPPWPGGAVDAVFTANLTHIALWSATLGLIEGAAARLAPGGVLLIYGPFNEGGSFTGPGNAAFDADLRLRNADWGLRAREDVDAAAGAHGFACEAVHVMPADNRLLVYRLL; from the coding sequence GTGCCTGATAGATTTGACCCGCTCGCTGACCCTGCCGCAACTGTGGCGCGCTATCCCGACTTGCGGCACGCCCCGGCGGCAGCACGCAACCGCACACCAATCTGTCAGGCATTGGCCAAGGTGTTGCCGCCCACGCCCTGCACCGTGTTAGAGGTGGCGTCGGGCACGGGCGAGCATGCACTGTGGATGGCGCGGTGCTTGCCGCAGGTCACATGGATGCCAAGCGAGGCGACACTGGACGGGTGTGCCACGATCAAAGCGTGGCGGGCACTCTGCCCAGAGCTTGCGGGCAGAGTCCTGCCGCCAATGCTGATAGATGCTACCCGACCGCCTTGGCCCGGTGGGGCGGTAGATGCGGTCTTCACCGCGAATTTGACGCATATCGCCCTGTGGTCCGCAACACTTGGCCTGATCGAAGGTGCTGCCGCGCGACTGGCCCCCGGCGGGGTGTTGCTGATCTATGGGCCCTTCAATGAGGGCGGCAGCTTCACCGGCCCCGGCAATGCTGCCTTTGACGCCGATTTGCGACTGCGCAACGCGGATTGGGGATTGCGCGCACGCGAAGACGTGGACGCCGCCGCTGGCGCGCATGGCTTCGCCTGCGAGGCAGTCCATGTGATGCCAGCAGACAACCGCCTGCTGGTGTATCGTCTGCTTTGA
- a CDS encoding DUF6880 family protein — protein sequence MSKKTLNTANLEKLGAEKLAALVMELVQGSAALQRRARLELSAAQGPKDVAADLRKRFASMRRATSYIDWRKQRALVKDLNSLLALIESSIAPQDADEAFELLWSFVQLAPSVHERTDDSNGAVGDVFRHAVDMIAELSPRIAVNPQTLAERILDAVVDAGYGDFDGIIPATAEALGPDGLAHLKQITTLWADTAPTPAEVAAYQRFGLSSAPAESVRRAKQLTASVILADVADAQGDVDAYMARYSPEQLTYGTIAPKVARRLLAAGRVQDAYDIARRAMTREADAPFRMLNADLDEVYEDCLEGLGKLDALKSHLWTTFDQGLSMRALRKHLRLLPDFDDVEAEEKALDKVMDHPRLNVALGFLIDWPAHDRAAKLVLARAADLDGNDYTTLTHAADTLAARHPLAATLIRRAMIEDTLNGAKSKRYRHAARHLAECQMSDLEISAYGAVLPHMRFLEALRQKHGRKYGFWSLVDG from the coding sequence ATGTCGAAAAAGACCCTGAACACGGCCAATCTTGAAAAGCTCGGCGCTGAGAAGCTGGCGGCGCTGGTGATGGAGTTGGTGCAAGGCAGCGCCGCTTTGCAACGGCGCGCACGACTGGAATTGAGTGCCGCGCAAGGCCCAAAGGATGTTGCCGCTGATCTGCGCAAGCGCTTTGCGTCCATGCGCCGCGCGACCAGCTATATCGACTGGCGCAAGCAGCGCGCATTGGTCAAAGACCTTAACAGTCTGCTTGCCTTGATCGAGAGCAGTATCGCGCCCCAAGACGCGGATGAGGCGTTCGAGCTGTTGTGGTCATTCGTGCAACTGGCCCCGTCGGTCCATGAACGGACAGATGACAGCAATGGTGCGGTCGGTGATGTGTTTCGCCATGCGGTCGACATGATCGCGGAGCTGTCGCCACGGATCGCAGTGAACCCGCAAACACTGGCCGAGCGCATTCTCGATGCGGTCGTTGATGCAGGTTATGGCGATTTTGACGGGATCATCCCCGCAACTGCCGAGGCGCTTGGGCCGGACGGGTTGGCGCATCTTAAACAGATCACCACCCTCTGGGCCGACACAGCCCCCACCCCAGCGGAGGTTGCGGCCTATCAGCGCTTTGGCCTGTCATCCGCGCCCGCAGAATCTGTGCGGCGCGCCAAGCAGTTGACCGCTTCCGTTATTCTGGCGGATGTGGCCGATGCGCAAGGCGATGTGGATGCCTATATGGCGCGCTATTCGCCTGAGCAACTGACCTATGGCACCATCGCCCCCAAGGTTGCGCGCCGTCTGCTGGCAGCGGGGCGTGTGCAAGACGCCTATGACATCGCCCGCCGCGCGATGACGCGTGAGGCGGATGCGCCATTTCGGATGCTCAACGCTGACCTTGATGAGGTTTATGAAGATTGCCTTGAGGGGCTGGGCAAGCTGGACGCGCTAAAGTCGCATTTGTGGACAACATTCGATCAAGGCCTGAGCATGCGCGCTTTGCGAAAACACCTCAGGCTTTTGCCGGATTTTGATGATGTCGAGGCCGAAGAAAAGGCGCTCGACAAGGTGATGGATCATCCGCGCCTGAATGTGGCGCTGGGCTTTCTGATCGACTGGCCTGCGCATGACCGCGCGGCAAAGCTGGTTCTGGCCCGTGCCGCCGATCTGGATGGCAATGACTATACCACGCTGACCCACGCTGCCGATACGCTGGCCGCCCGCCACCCGCTTGCGGCCACATTGATCCGCCGCGCGATGATCGAGGATACGCTGAATGGCGCGAAGTCCAAGCGCTACCGCCATGCCGCGCGGCATCTGGCTGAATGTCAGATGTCGGATCTGGAGATCAGTGCCTATGGCGCAGTTCTGCCCCATATGCGTTTCCTTGAAGCGCTGCGCCAAAAGCATGGCCGCAAATACGGGTTCTGGTCGCTTGTTGATGGATAG
- a CDS encoding WGR domain-containing protein — protein MLTLLCYRTAPDMQGVPTHFYRVEVNYNLFGEYTVIREWGRVGSRGCHVSAWFANLRDAVLAADRSCHRATARGYNLTEKAFATAA, from the coding sequence ATGCTGACCCTTCTCTGTTATCGTACGGCACCGGATATGCAGGGTGTTCCCACGCATTTTTACCGTGTTGAGGTGAACTATAACCTGTTTGGCGAATACACGGTCATTCGTGAATGGGGGCGCGTCGGGTCACGCGGTTGCCATGTAAGCGCATGGTTCGCAAATCTGCGCGACGCGGTGCTGGCGGCGGATCGGTCTTGTCATCGGGCGACCGCACGCGGATACAACCTGACTGAAAAGGCTTTCGCAACCGCCGCCTGA
- a CDS encoding LLM class flavin-dependent oxidoreductase produces the protein MQNFSLLDLSPIAEGKTAADALAGTVDLARAAEGFGYHRYWLAEHHNMPGIASAATAVVIGHVAAATKTMRIGAGGIMLPNHAPLVIAEQFGTLATLYPGRIDLGLGRAPGTDMPTARALRRHMVSEDSFPQDVQELLGYFSDSAEGAAVRAIPGAGTHVPVWILGSSLYGAQLAAYLGLPYAFASHFAPAMLEQALHIYRSTFQPSQYLERPHVMMAAGVCAAETDAEAAYLRSSQLLAFARLHSGRPGKLPMPTENITQDIPAPVMAQVTQALSCSATGSAKTVKNQLSALIDTFQPDEVMVTGMIHDHSARVRSFEIAADILTDLRETQQAA, from the coding sequence ATGCAAAATTTCTCACTTCTGGACCTATCCCCCATCGCCGAGGGGAAAACTGCCGCCGACGCATTGGCCGGAACCGTGGATCTGGCCCGCGCCGCCGAAGGGTTTGGATATCACCGCTACTGGCTGGCAGAGCATCACAACATGCCCGGCATTGCCAGCGCCGCAACAGCGGTGGTGATTGGCCATGTGGCCGCTGCAACAAAGACGATGCGGATTGGCGCAGGGGGCATTATGCTGCCCAATCATGCGCCGCTTGTCATTGCCGAGCAATTCGGCACGCTTGCCACGCTTTACCCCGGACGCATCGACCTGGGGCTGGGGCGCGCGCCCGGCACGGATATGCCCACCGCCCGCGCGCTGCGTCGTCATATGGTGTCGGAAGACAGCTTCCCGCAGGATGTGCAGGAATTGCTGGGCTATTTCAGCGACAGTGCCGAGGGGGCCGCTGTGCGCGCCATTCCCGGTGCAGGCACGCATGTTCCGGTGTGGATACTGGGGTCAAGCCTCTATGGCGCGCAACTGGCGGCCTATCTGGGGCTACCATATGCTTTCGCCTCGCATTTCGCCCCGGCGATGCTGGAACAGGCTTTGCATATCTATCGCAGCACTTTTCAACCGTCCCAGTATCTGGAGCGCCCCCATGTGATGATGGCCGCAGGCGTTTGCGCCGCCGAAACCGATGCAGAGGCGGCGTATCTGCGCTCATCTCAACTGCTTGCCTTCGCGCGGCTGCACTCAGGTCGCCCCGGCAAGCTGCCGATGCCGACAGAGAATATCACGCAGGATATTCCGGCCCCTGTTATGGCACAGGTAACGCAAGCCCTGTCCTGTTCTGCCACAGGTTCGGCCAAGACCGTCAAAAACCAACTCAGCGCGCTGATCGACACCTTTCAGCCCGATGAGGTGATGGTTACAGGCATGATCCATGATCACAGCGCGCGGGTCCGCTCGTTCGAGATTGCGGCCGATATCCTGACTGACCTGCGCGAAACGCAGCAAGCGGCGTAA